In Thalassotalea sp. Sam97, a single window of DNA contains:
- the pgi gene encoding glucose-6-phosphate isomerase: MMTRSALPAWQQLHQLAKSAPNRSIKAMFEQDPQRFDKYSASLSGLLFDYSKQNIDEQTMDLFLQLAEQCNFNDWREKMFSGERINVTEDRSVLHVALRRDTTQPLVVDGVNVSEQVQQQLDKMQQFCLSVHSGEWRGHTGKAITDIVSIGVGGSNLGPEMATNALKAYSTTGLNVHYVSNVDGNQIADVLDRIDPETALFVISSKTFTTSETMTNANTAMRHLVDKLGDKAAVAKHFVAVSTNIEKVTAFGIDAQNIFDMWDWVGGRFSLWSTIGLPIALYLGFEHFQSLLLGAREVDDHFQSAPLETNIPFIMACLSLWNCTFLNARSQVILPYDQVLHRLTAYLQQAEMESNGKHVSMQGDVVDYNTVPTIWGEIGINGQHAFYQYLHQGNNIVPADFIGSVQPIREMAAHHDILMANMFAQAEAFMTGVSEQEVRDTLTKQGKSPEFIDMIAPHKVHQGNRPSSTFLFDKITPYALGQLVALYEHKIFSQGILLNICSFDQWGVELGKGLANNIHAEIISDSDSTAHDSSTRHLINYYRHNKSS; the protein is encoded by the coding sequence ATTATGACTCGTTCTGCATTACCTGCATGGCAACAACTGCATCAACTGGCTAAATCTGCACCTAATCGTTCGATTAAAGCGATGTTTGAACAAGATCCACAGCGCTTTGATAAATACAGTGCGTCGTTATCGGGTTTGCTTTTTGATTATTCAAAACAAAATATTGATGAACAAACCATGGACTTGTTCTTGCAACTCGCCGAGCAATGTAACTTCAATGATTGGCGTGAAAAAATGTTCTCCGGCGAACGTATTAATGTCACCGAAGATCGCAGCGTGTTACATGTCGCATTGCGTCGTGATACAACACAGCCTTTGGTCGTTGATGGGGTTAACGTAAGCGAACAAGTTCAACAGCAACTTGATAAAATGCAACAATTTTGCCTAAGCGTCCATTCAGGAGAATGGCGCGGCCATACTGGCAAAGCCATTACCGATATTGTCAGCATTGGTGTTGGTGGTTCAAATCTTGGTCCAGAAATGGCCACCAATGCACTTAAGGCCTATAGCACCACAGGTTTAAATGTACATTATGTATCGAATGTCGATGGCAACCAAATTGCTGACGTGCTTGATCGTATTGACCCAGAAACAGCACTATTTGTTATATCCAGTAAAACTTTTACCACATCAGAAACCATGACTAATGCGAATACCGCAATGCGTCATTTAGTTGACAAGCTTGGTGATAAAGCGGCTGTAGCCAAACACTTCGTTGCGGTTTCAACCAATATTGAAAAAGTAACGGCATTTGGAATTGATGCGCAAAACATTTTTGACATGTGGGACTGGGTAGGCGGCCGCTTCTCATTATGGTCAACCATAGGTTTACCGATTGCTCTGTATTTAGGCTTTGAACATTTCCAAAGTTTGTTACTGGGTGCGCGCGAAGTGGACGATCATTTTCAAAGCGCTCCGTTAGAAACGAATATCCCATTTATTATGGCGTGTTTAAGCTTATGGAATTGCACCTTTTTAAACGCTCGATCACAGGTCATCTTACCGTATGATCAAGTCCTGCATCGCTTAACCGCTTATTTGCAGCAAGCGGAAATGGAAAGTAATGGTAAGCATGTCAGCATGCAAGGTGACGTGGTAGATTACAACACCGTTCCAACCATTTGGGGTGAAATAGGTATTAATGGTCAGCACGCCTTTTATCAATACCTACATCAAGGCAATAACATTGTCCCTGCCGACTTTATCGGCTCGGTGCAACCGATTCGCGAAATGGCTGCTCACCACGATATCTTAATGGCCAATATGTTTGCGCAAGCGGAAGCGTTTATGACGGGTGTTAGCGAGCAAGAAGTACGTGACACCTTAACCAAACAAGGTAAATCACCAGAGTTCATTGATATGATTGCACCGCACAAAGTACATCAAGGCAATCGCCCAAGCTCAACATTTTTATTCGATAAAATAACCCCGTACGCGCTAGGCCAATTGGTTGCTTTGTATGAGCACAAAATATTTAGCCAAGGGATACTATTGAACATTTGCTCGTTTGATCAATGGGGTGTAGAACTTGGCAAAGGACTGGCAAACAATATTCATGCAGAAATTATCAGTGATAGCGACAGTACTGCTCATGACAGCTCGACGCGTCATTTAATAAACTACTATCGACACAATAAGTCGTCATAA
- the mraZ gene encoding division/cell wall cluster transcriptional repressor MraZ, with protein MFIGSNSITLDSKNRITIPTKYRDGLFVDYQGKMVCTVHTESRCLLLYPQAEWEELELKLSRLSDMHRSERIIKRLLLGNATECDLDKNGRLLLSPVLRQHANLEKNVMLVGLHNKFEIWNEADWYAETQQGIADNQQGNLEPTERLSDLSL; from the coding sequence ATGTTTATAGGTTCGAACAGCATTACTTTAGATAGCAAAAATCGGATCACGATACCCACCAAGTACCGTGACGGTTTGTTTGTTGATTATCAAGGTAAAATGGTCTGTACCGTACATACCGAAAGTCGCTGTTTATTGCTGTATCCACAGGCTGAATGGGAAGAGCTGGAACTTAAGCTCAGCCGTTTATCCGATATGCACCGCAGCGAGCGCATTATTAAGCGTTTGCTTTTAGGTAACGCCACAGAATGTGACCTCGACAAAAATGGTCGCCTGTTACTTAGCCCGGTATTAAGACAGCATGCCAACCTAGAAAAAAATGTCATGCTTGTCGGTTTGCATAATAAGTTTGAAATTTGGAACGAAGCCGATTGGTACGCGGAAACGCAACAAGGTATTGCTGACAATCAGCAAGGTAATTTAGAACCAACTGAAAGATTATCAGATCTATCGCTTTAG
- the rsmH gene encoding 16S rRNA (cytosine(1402)-N(4))-methyltransferase RsmH: MATEFAHISVLLQEAVDGLDIKPDGTYIDCTFGRGGHSGLILKSLGENGRLIAIDRDPQAIESAQKFADDPRFQIVHSGFADLQEIAVDLALVDKVDGILLDLGVSSPQLDDASRGFSFMKDGPLDMRMDTSRGQTAAEWLSRADVEDITWVLRTFGEEKQAWRIANAIVAAREEEELTTTGQLARVIKQAAPQKEIKKHPATRSFQAIRMYINSELEQIEKALAASLDVLRENGRLVVISFHSLEDRLVKQFMKKHSTAKKVPRGMPITEDELDKTKKLTLVGKKLKPSKQEVSDNVRSRSSVLRVASRLAKQSD, encoded by the coding sequence ATGGCAACAGAATTTGCACACATATCGGTATTACTACAAGAAGCCGTTGACGGTCTGGATATAAAACCAGATGGCACCTACATCGATTGTACATTTGGTCGTGGTGGTCACTCTGGATTGATACTTAAAAGCCTAGGCGAAAACGGACGACTGATAGCCATTGATAGGGATCCGCAAGCAATAGAGTCTGCGCAAAAATTTGCTGACGATCCTCGATTTCAAATCGTACACAGTGGCTTTGCAGACCTGCAGGAAATTGCCGTCGACTTAGCATTAGTGGATAAGGTCGACGGTATCTTGCTTGATCTTGGCGTTTCTTCACCGCAACTTGACGATGCGAGCCGTGGTTTTAGCTTTATGAAAGACGGACCGCTGGATATGCGCATGGATACTAGCCGTGGGCAAACAGCTGCCGAATGGTTAAGCCGAGCCGATGTCGAGGATATCACGTGGGTATTACGTACCTTTGGCGAAGAAAAACAGGCATGGCGTATTGCTAATGCCATTGTTGCCGCCCGAGAGGAAGAAGAGCTTACCACAACAGGGCAGTTGGCGAGAGTGATTAAGCAAGCCGCCCCACAAAAAGAGATCAAAAAACATCCGGCGACGCGCAGCTTTCAGGCAATCCGCATGTATATCAACTCGGAACTTGAACAAATTGAAAAGGCCTTGGCGGCATCGCTTGACGTGCTCAGAGAAAATGGTCGTTTGGTGGTGATTAGTTTTCACTCTCTGGAAGATAGATTGGTAAAACAATTTATGAAAAAGCACAGTACCGCGAAAAAGGTGCCTCGTGGTATGCCGATTACCGAAGATGAGTTAGATAAAACCAAGAAGTTGACCTTAGTCGGTAAAAAGTTGAAACCGAGCAAGCAAGAGGTATCTGATAACGTGCGTTCACGCAGTTCGGTATTGCGTGTTGCTAGTCGGTTGGCAAAACAAAGCGACTAG
- the ftsL gene encoding cell division protein FtsL — MALPKFILAQQIWQDIRRYSFTYVLAIAVLLSAFSVIYMSHLNRQATIQLERLYSERDELDVEWRNLRLEQHSLAEHSDIEIKAKQHLNMYRPKASEEIIINVP; from the coding sequence ATGGCTCTGCCGAAGTTTATATTGGCACAACAGATTTGGCAGGATATACGGCGCTATAGCTTCACCTATGTGCTAGCAATCGCGGTGCTTTTGTCCGCTTTTTCGGTTATTTATATGAGCCACTTAAACCGGCAAGCGACCATCCAACTTGAGCGCTTATACAGTGAGCGCGATGAGCTAGACGTTGAATGGCGTAATTTACGACTCGAACAGCACTCACTAGCAGAGCACAGTGACATTGAAATAAAAGCGAAACAACATTTAAACATGTATCGCCCTAAGGCGAGTGAAGAAATAATAATAAATGTACCATGA
- a CDS encoding peptidoglycan D,D-transpeptidase FtsI family protein codes for MTNNRNARNTSKSKPTTIAWRFYTVVGLICLVFSGLVARAAYIQVLEPEQLIKRGDNRTIRNTSKDSHRGAIVDRNGIELAISVPVRTIYADPRDFLQGGGASMERKLNALAQALEQNVADIKKRIGTNEKRRFVYLARQISPATAEYVQKLKIPGIRTRKESKRFYPAAEISAHLVGFTNVDDQGIEGIERQYNDVLTGVDGSKKYIKDAKGNIIEVIERQEPVPPQDVQLSIDQRIQALAYKELKAAITSFQATSGSAVVVDIHTGEVLAMVNGPSYNPNNRKGTATHRFRNRAITDIFEPGSTMKPLTVLTALELGSVDKDAVIDTYPGWMRLGGRRISDVRNHGELTLTEILIKSSNMGTTRLALDIPKDFLLGKFFEMGFSEDTGTGLLGESSGRLSDRNRWSQFELATLSWGYGLAISPLQLARFYATIGNGGIKRPLSVLKNPQFNHGERVLDEKNAQAVLAMMEQVVLEGAPKAKVEGYRVAGKTGTARKAVAGSYGNEYVGLFAGVAPVSDPKIAVVVIINEPGGDLYHGGEVAAPVFSRIMGGSLQYLNIAPDDQTQITQINGKGGNGA; via the coding sequence ATGACCAATAACCGCAACGCGCGCAATACAAGTAAGTCGAAACCCACAACCATCGCTTGGCGATTTTATACGGTTGTGGGTTTGATCTGCTTGGTGTTTAGTGGATTAGTTGCTCGCGCTGCCTATATTCAAGTGCTAGAACCCGAACAGTTAATAAAACGGGGTGATAACCGCACGATTCGTAATACATCAAAAGATTCTCATCGCGGTGCGATTGTTGACCGCAACGGTATTGAGCTAGCGATTTCCGTTCCTGTTCGCACGATTTACGCCGATCCGCGTGACTTTCTGCAAGGTGGCGGAGCATCGATGGAACGTAAGTTAAATGCATTGGCGCAAGCTCTTGAACAAAATGTTGCGGACATTAAAAAGCGCATTGGTACTAACGAAAAAAGACGTTTTGTTTATTTAGCACGACAGATTTCACCAGCAACGGCAGAATACGTTCAAAAGCTAAAAATTCCCGGTATTCGCACGCGTAAAGAGTCAAAACGCTTTTACCCAGCTGCGGAAATCAGTGCTCATCTTGTTGGCTTTACCAATGTTGATGACCAAGGTATCGAAGGCATTGAACGTCAATACAATGATGTATTAACCGGCGTTGATGGCAGTAAGAAGTACATAAAAGACGCTAAAGGCAATATTATCGAGGTGATTGAACGTCAAGAGCCTGTACCTCCACAAGATGTGCAGCTTTCTATTGATCAGCGTATTCAAGCGTTAGCTTATAAAGAATTAAAAGCAGCAATTACCTCGTTCCAAGCGACCTCAGGATCGGCTGTCGTTGTTGATATCCACACCGGTGAGGTGCTGGCAATGGTTAATGGCCCATCGTATAACCCAAATAACCGTAAAGGTACGGCCACGCATCGTTTTCGCAATCGTGCCATTACCGATATTTTTGAGCCTGGTTCAACCATGAAGCCGCTCACGGTGTTAACGGCATTGGAGCTTGGCTCAGTAGATAAAGACGCCGTTATTGATACATATCCGGGTTGGATGCGATTAGGTGGTAGACGTATTAGTGATGTGCGTAATCATGGTGAGTTAACGTTAACTGAGATTTTAATAAAATCGTCAAATATGGGCACCACTCGCCTTGCCCTTGATATCCCGAAGGATTTTTTACTTGGTAAGTTTTTCGAAATGGGCTTTTCGGAAGATACCGGTACCGGGTTACTTGGCGAATCATCAGGGCGATTATCCGATCGTAACCGTTGGTCGCAGTTTGAATTGGCGACTTTATCTTGGGGCTATGGCTTAGCAATTAGTCCGTTACAGTTAGCACGCTTTTATGCGACGATTGGTAATGGTGGCATAAAACGACCATTGTCTGTACTTAAAAATCCGCAATTTAACCATGGCGAACGCGTGCTTGATGAAAAAAATGCGCAAGCTGTATTAGCGATGATGGAACAAGTAGTGTTAGAAGGTGCTCCTAAAGCCAAAGTGGAAGGCTATCGTGTTGCCGGTAAAACGGGGACAGCCCGAAAAGCCGTCGCTGGTTCATACGGTAATGAATATGTTGGCTTATTTGCTGGCGTTGCACCGGTTTCAGATCCGAAGATAGCGGTTGTTGTTATTATTAACGAGCCCGGCGGTGACTTGTATCATGGTGGCGAAGTCGCCGCACCAGTATTTTCACGTATTATGGGAGGCAGTTTGCAGTATTTAAACATTGCCCCAGATGACCAAACGCAAATTACTCAAATTAATGGTAAAGGAGGCAATGGTGCCTAA